DNA from Leptospira harrisiae:
CTGAATAAAGGATTCTCTCAAGGGAAGCTTGCAAAACTTTTGGGCATATTACCTTCGAATATTTCAGAGATGGAACGTGGAAAACGAGGGATTAGCAAAGATATTGCAAAAAAACTTTCGGTAATACTAGAGACTAGGGTTGAAAAGTTCATTTAACTTATACAAAAACTTCTAACATTCCCTTCC
Protein-coding regions in this window:
- a CDS encoding helix-turn-helix domain-containing protein, which produces MNFLKKEFGKSLKVSKDNLDEEDTLEVKKTKWYKEIKNQITPGDNLKIYRLNKGFSQGKLAKLLGILPSNISEMERGKRGISKDIAKKLSVILETRVEKFI